A single window of Nyctibius grandis isolate bNycGra1 chromosome Z, bNycGra1.pri, whole genome shotgun sequence DNA harbors:
- the SPINK4 gene encoding serine protease inhibitor Kazal-type 4 produces MPARELVVVVVAALVTLVAAGGAELNEGNGLRKPVCGDMVELQACPLLHLPVCGTDGNTYANECQLCVQQMKTRQDIQILKDGECQAI; encoded by the exons ATGCCTGCGAgggagctggtggtggtggtggtggcggcACTGGTGACTCTTGTTGCTGCTGGGG gGGCAGAGCTGAATGAAGGGAATGGCCTGAGAAAG CCAGTGTGTGGAGACATGGTCGAGCTGCAGGCCTGCCCCCTCCTGCACTTGCCTGTCTGTGGGACTGATGGGAACACCTACGCCAATGAATGCCAGCTCTGTGTGCAGCAAAT GAAAACCAGGCAAGACATCCAGATTTTGAAAGACGGGGAGTGTCAAGCTATCTGA